AGGAAGCCGGTCAGAGTTCGCATGGCAGTCTCCGAGGGTCTATTGTGATCTCTTGCATTCAGAAAAAGCTGGAGTGAAATTCACCGAGCGAAATCCAATCTCCCCCCACCTGATGGAGGGACACAAGGGAGCATCCTTCATCCCTTGCACGGCACATAGTCTTTTCACCCTCCCCGTCCGCCCTCAGTTCCCCGGTATCGGTTCGTCATGCGGGGGCGGATCGGCGGGAGGAAGCGTTTCGATCCGCTCGCTCATTCGGCCCCGCACCAGAGTGTAATTGATCGTGTAGGGCGGCGTCGTGCCTTCCGGAGTCCCACCCGAGTGCCGATCTTCCTCCTCCCATTTGCGCAGTGTCCGGCGGCGGCGCGCGTACATCGCGGCTCCCCCCGCCAGAAGCAGCGCCACGAAGGCAATCCCCACCCATAAATCCACGTCTGCGATGAACGAGATCCGGTATTTCCGACGAACGTGTTCATGATACTCCGTCTCGAATGCCCCCGGACTCAGCCCGAACACCGTGCGAAAAGTCTCGTTGAATGGCCTTCCACTTCGCAGCCCGTGGACCAAATTCGCGATCCCCGGCATTCCATAGCGGGATTCGAGCAGCGACACCGCGATCTCCGACTGCGCATAGGCCAATCGTGCCGCCTCGGCATTCATCCCCATCAGACCTTCGATCCCGCTCAGAGTAAACAGCCGGCCCGCCGCCGCCGATCGTCCGATCAAAGCATTATCCCGGTAGTCCTGTTGCTCGGCCAGAACTTGCGCCAGTCCCTCATCCAGCCAGCGCGGAATCTCCGCCTCCGGAGCTCCCGCCTTAAGCAGCAGGTGAACGTATTCGTGGACGGCCGTAACCGGCAGCGATCTCCCGTATCGCATATTGAAGCGCGGCGACTTGAGAAACGCCACCCCCTGGTCGGGCCGAGCCAGTCCGTTCGCCCACAGCGGAGAACCGGCCGTCAGGCGAAACCACTCTTCCGGAGTCGGCGTGATGACAAAGGTGACCGTATCCGCCAGCGCGAGTCCCAGCCGCCTTTCGACCTGCGGCACGCGAACGTGAATCGTCGTCCAGAATTCCGGCAGGACTCCCTCGTCATCCGCCCCATAGAACACGCGGAAACGGGCCGAATCCTGCTGCCGGTACTCCGAGCGCTCGCCTTGACACCAGCCGCGTTCCGCCGTAGCGAACAACGCCACCAGCGCGACGAGAGAGCTATATAACAGTCTGCGGATCAACGTCACGTTCGATATGTACGCCCGGTTCCGGTCGTTCGCCGCGATAGCGTTCGAGTGCCGTCACAATCTCTTTTCGCAGCCGTGCTCCGGTCGAGTCTTTCTCCCGCAAGGATCGCACCAGCAGATGATGACGATACAAGCCGCGAACTCTCGGAATAAGCGCGGGCGCCGGCCCCAGCACGTTCAGAATGTTCACCGGCTGCAACAGGCGGCGCACTCGCAGAAGCGCGCGCACCGTGGCCGTTTGATCCTTGCCCGTCGCACGCAGCAGAATCAGCCGCGCCGCCGGAGGATATCCGCTGCGCGCGCGATTCTCGATCTCATTGCGTACGAATTCTTCCCAATCGGCTTTCAACACGCTTTGCAGAACTGGATGATCGGCGACCGCGCTCTGCACGATCACCGTCCCCGGCTCGGTGCGGCGGCCCGCTCTTCCGGCCAGCTGTGTCAGCAGCGCGGCGGCCCGCTCCGAGGAGCGAAAATCCGGATAGAACAACTCCGCATCGGCCTGCACCACCGCCGCCAGTTCCACTCGCGGAAAATCCAGCCCCTTCGCCACCATCTGCGTACCCACCAGAATGTCATACTCCCCAGCCGCGAACGCCGCCACCATCCGGCCGTGTGTTCCCCGTCGTGTCACCGAGTCCGAATCCATCCGTAAAATCCGCGCACTCGGAAACCTTGTCGCGAGTTCCTCCTCAATGCGCTGCGTTCCGTAGCCTTGCGTCAGCCACTCCGGACACGCGCAGCGCGGACAAGCGTCCGGCGCGGCTTCGCGATGATCGCAATAATGGCAGCGCATCGCCACTCCCCGCCGGTGAAAGGTCAAGCTCACCGAGCAGTTCGGACACTCCGGAATCTTGCCGCATTCGGGACAAATCAAAAATGGCGCAAAACCCCGCCGGTTCTGTAACAGCACAACTTGCCGGCTCCGCTCCAGAGTCGTTTCGATTCGAGTCAGCAGCTCGTCCGTGAACAGCGGCAACTCCCGAAAACGTGGCCGCGATGCTTTTTTCTTTTCCTTCTCTTTCGCTGGTTCGCTTTCGGGAAACGGCGGCAGCACTCGTTCCACCACGTGAATCTCGGGCATTACCGCTCCCCCCACGCGCTGCGGAAGTCTGAGCATCCGGTAGCGTCCCGCCGAAGCGTGCTGAAACGACTCCACCGACGGCGTCGCACTCCCCAACACCGCCACCGCGTTTTCGAGTCGCGCCCGCACCAGAGCCGCATCACGAGCGTGATAGCGCGGCGCGGGATCTTCCTGCTTGTAACTTGGCTCCTGCTCCTCGTCCACCACGATGAGTCCGAGCCGGTCAAGCGGCGCAAACACCGCCGAGCGCGCCCCCACCACCACCGGATAACGGCCCGCGCGGATGTCTCTCCACAAATCGTAGCGAACCGCCGGACTCTGCGCGCTGTGTTGAATCGCCACCCGGTCGCCGAGCACGCGATAGAACCGTCCCCACACAAACGGCGTGAGCGCGATTTCGGGAAGCAGCACCAGCGCCGTTCGTTCCTGCGCGAGCGCGTGCCGGATCGCTTCGATGTAAACCTGCGTCTTTCCCGATCCGGTCACTCCAAAGAGCAGAAAAGGCTCGAATCTTCTTCTCTCAAGCCCCTGCACAATCTCCGCCACCGCCGTCCGCTGCTCAAGCGTCAGCGCATCCGGCTCCTGCAAATCCGGAATGACTTCCCGCTGCGGATCCCAGCGAGTGACCTCCTCCGCGCGCAGTTCCAGATTTCCCCGAGCCGTCAATCGAGCGAATGCCGCCCGCCGCCCGCTGCTCGCCCCCTTCAAGAGCTCGCTCTTCAGAATCCCGTCCGGGCCGGACTCGAATACTTCGCGAATCAGATGCTGCTCGTGTACGGAGCGAAGCCGCGTGAACAGTTCCGCGCCGTACTGTTCCCGGATATCATTCGAGAGCAGAACCACCGAGTCGAACTGCGTCCGCACCCGTGGTGCGCGCAACACCGGCCGATAGGCAATCAGTCCCGCTTCTTCAAGTCTCTGAAGCGGAGCCGCCCGCCGTGCCAAACCGAAATCGCGTTTCATGCGCTCCGTCGAGACCGGCGCTTCAGCCATTGCTTCAACCGCCGCCGACAGTCCTGCCTGCGAACCCACCAGTTTCAGCAGCCGCGGATCATCCGCTTCGACTGACAGATTCCAATAGCGTTTCTCGTCGAGCGATATTCCCGCCGGCAGCGCCGCCTTCAATACGTCCCCCCACGGACATAAATAATATTCGCCAATCCAGCGCGTAAACTTCAGCATCACCGCCGAAAACGCTGGTTGCTCGTCGAGAATCGTCTCCACTTCCCGCGTGGCGCGCGGATCGGCTTCCGTTCGCGTCGCCACAATCGTACCCGTCAGGCGACGTTTTCCGAACGGTGCCAGAACGCGTTTCCCCGGCGCGGCCCGCTCCCACAGCGGACTCGTCAGACGATACGAGAAAACCTGATCCACGCCCGGAAACACGACGTCCGCCGTCTGCGGCAAACCGAAATCGCTCATGTCTTCTTACGGAAGGCGATGCGCACCGGCACGCCCTCGAATCCGTATTGCTCGCGAATCCGGCGGTCAAGATAGCGCTGATAATTCTCCGCCACCAGATCGGGATGACCGGTCCAGAAAACGAACTGCGGCGGTTCCGCCGATACTTGCGTCACGTAGTGAAAGCGAATGTCCCGCCCCTTCACCGACGGCGGCGGCGCGGTTTCCATGAGGTCTCCCACGAACCGGTTCAGCTCCGGAGTGGAAATCCGTTTCTGCCGCTCCTCGTGAATCCGGATCACCTGTTCCAGCACCTTGAACACGCGCTGCTGCTCCAAACAGGAAATGAACATCACCGGCACGTAGCTGAGTGAGGCATAGCGCTCGCGAATCTCGCGGTGCAGCTTGTCGGCCGTGCGCGCGTCCTTCTCGACCAGGTCCCACTTGTTCACACAGAGCAGCATTCCCTTGCCGAGCTCTTCGGCCTGCTGAAGAATGCGAATGTCCTGCCCCACCACTCCCCGCTCCGCGTCGGTGAGAACGACCGCCACGTCGCAGTCGCGCAGCGCGCGGTCGGTGCGAACCGTGGTGTAAAACTCCACCGCTTCACCGATCCGACTGCGACGGCGCAAGCCCGCCGTGTCAATCAGCGTGAGCTGCTGCCTATAGTAGCCGACCACCGTATCCGCCGCATCGCGCGTGGTTCCCGCGATTTCCGTCACCACTCGCTGCGGCTTGCCGACCACTGCGTTCACGAACGACGATTTCCCCACGTTCGGCCGTCCCACCACCGCCACCAGCGGTCGCGGCCGTGAAAGCTCTTCCGCCGCTCCCTGCTCCGGCAAACGCTCCACCACGTAGTCGAGCAGCTCGGCCACTCCCCGACCGCTCACCGCGCTCACCGGCAGCGGATCTCCCAGTCCCATCGCGTAGAACTCGCCGGTCTCCAAATCCTGTTTCGGTCCGTCCGTCTTGTTGACCGCCAGAACCACCGGCTTGTCTCCCCGCTGCAATAGCCGCGCAATGCTCAGATCCACGTCCGTCGGTCCGGTATGAGCGTCTCCGATGAACAAAACGAAATCGCATTCCTCGAGCGCGAACTGCACCTGCTCGCGAATCGCCGTCTCGAACAGATCCTCGCTGTGCGGAACCCAGCCGCCCGTATCCATCATCAGAAACGCGCGACCCTGCCATTCCGCTTCGGACATGTGCCGGTCGCGCGTCACGCCCGGTTCGGGCGCGGTGATGGCCTTGCGCGACCGGGTGACCCGATTGAACAGCGTGGACTTCCCGACGTTGGGCCGGCCCACGATCGCAATAAGCGGCAGTCTCATTCGGTCGCGCCTGCTCTCACTCGATCTCGATCAGTTCCAGGCGCGGCAGATGAGCGTCGCCCACGATCAGCAGATCGAGTTCGGTGTCCAGCCCGACCGCGGAAATCGAAGTGTCGGGAATCGCCCGCGTGAGATATTTGAAATCGTCCCCCAAACTGAGACTGCTGACGTTGTAGCGGCCGATGGAAAACCTCGTCGAGTCGCGCTGCAGAATAAACAGCCATTGCATGTCCTCGCGCGGATGCACGAGCAGATCGGCGTTGCGGAACGCCCATCGCCGATACGACGGCATCGTCACCGGCTCCCAGGGAACCGTCGAAGTGACCTGTATGCGCGACAAAAACGCCCTGCCGTCGCTGGTTCCCGCAAACACCAAGCGCCCTTCCCCCGCCGCGGCCATCGCCTCGGCGCGCACCGCGTTCAATCCGCCCGTCAGCGTATTCATCTGAGTCACGCCCGGAAGCGGCAGCGAAAGATGGTCGGCCCGCCGCAGCGTCCCCCAAATCCCCGCGTCAATCTGCGTGATGTAATCGGCATCCAGATTCGCCACCATCAATTTCTGCGAGGGCCCATCGAAATAAATCCGTCCCGGTCGTTCGAACAAATCCGTCACCAGATCATTGTCAAACGCCGCTCGTGTGTTGTCGTCCGAATCGGCGTCCACCAGCGCCTGCGTTCCCAGCGAAATCTTGAACAGTCCGTCCTTGTCGCCGCCGCCCGCGTGAGAGTAATAGACGTAACCCGCCTGCCCGTCCACCGCCAAATAGCCGTGCGTTCCGGCCGTGTCCGCCGTCATCACTCGCGCTCCCAGAGCAAGATCGGGAAGCGTCAAGAACTGCACCGCGTATTCCATGCGATCCTGCGTGCGAACCACCAGACACGCCTTATCGCCGGGTAAAAACTCGGCGTCGAACACGTCGTTGAAATCGAGAATGCGGGTGTTGATCACCGTGTGGCTCTGCAAGTCCACCAGTTGCAGCGCCGTCCCCCGCGAAGAGGTTCGCCCGTGCAGCAGCAGCGCCCGATGCCGATCGGAATCCACGCAGATTTCCAGCGGATTCGCGAAATCAACGCTGATCGTGCGCGGTCCCGGCGGTGGAGACGTGATCGAACTTTCCTCGCTGTTGCAGCCGAGCATAGCCGCCAGTGCGATAAGCATTGAGATCGCTGCGAGAAAACGAACGTAACGCATGTTTGGAAACCTCTCTCGCCGGATGTTGTCCACCACTTTACGGAATGAAAACCACTCGCTGCACGGCGCTGACGGCGGGTGTACTGGCGCGAATCAAGTACGTCCCTCCCGCCATGCCGCCGAAGTCTATCGGCAAATGGATCGTGCTGCCGTTGGAAATCACGCGACATTCGAGAACCCGCCGACCCAAAACGTCGAAGGCGGCCACGTCAATCGGAGCGTGCTGCGGCGGGATTTCCATCGTCACCGTCCCGTTGAACGGATTCGGATAACACGTAAAAAGCTCCGGTCGCTCGGGCTGCCAGGCAATTTCGGTTACGCCCGCCGGTTCCGGCCGAACGACGACATCCACCACCACCGGCAAATGATCCGACGCGTAGTGCAACGCATCGGCTACGCTGTCGGGAACCGCCGCGTTGTATCCGTCGTTCACCGCCTGATTGAAGTGCTGACCGTCGTTCCCGAATGCGCGATGCGTCGCGGGCAGCACATAAGATCCGGCGGTGTCCATCCACGCCGCCGAGACCAGAATGAAATCGAAGCGATCGTCAATTCCGCCGGTCGCGCCGCCGCCGAACGATGTTGTGCGCGGCGATTGCGTGTGAATGTCGGCGAAACTCACCGTGGCGTGCCACTCGCCGGGACGGTTGATCGGATCGAAGAGCTGTCCGTTGGGATTCGTGTCCGCCGACAGCAGAAGTTGATAGGCCGGTTCCGCCGACGTGTACAGATTGAAATCTCCGACCATCATGAACAGGCTTCCTCCCGGCAGCAGGTTCAATTGCTGCCGCAGGGTCGCGCATTCCTGCCGCCGCCGCTCCTCGTTGTCCGCGCCTTGACTCGCCTTGAGATGCGCCGAGTAAATCCGAAAACGAATCGTCGTATCTCCCGCCGCCGGAGCCAAAACGTACTCGTTGATATCTCGCAGCGTTGTGGCAATCGCTCGCTGTGAAATCAATCTCGCTTTCGACGTCCGGTAGAACAGCGCGTTG
This region of bacterium genomic DNA includes:
- the der gene encoding ribosome biogenesis GTPase Der, which codes for MPLIAIVGRPNVGKSTLFNRVTRSRKAITAPEPGVTRDRHMSEAEWQGRAFLMMDTGGWVPHSEDLFETAIREQVQFALEECDFVLFIGDAHTGPTDVDLSIARLLQRGDKPVVLAVNKTDGPKQDLETGEFYAMGLGDPLPVSAVSGRGVAELLDYVVERLPEQGAAEELSRPRPLVAVVGRPNVGKSSFVNAVVGKPQRVVTEIAGTTRDAADTVVGYYRQQLTLIDTAGLRRRSRIGEAVEFYTTVRTDRALRDCDVAVVLTDAERGVVGQDIRILQQAEELGKGMLLCVNKWDLVEKDARTADKLHREIRERYASLSYVPVMFISCLEQQRVFKVLEQVIRIHEERQKRISTPELNRFVGDLMETAPPPSVKGRDIRFHYVTQVSAEPPQFVFWTGHPDLVAENYQRYLDRRIREQYGFEGVPVRIAFRKKT
- the priA gene encoding primosomal protein N' — encoded protein: MSDFGLPQTADVVFPGVDQVFSYRLTSPLWERAAPGKRVLAPFGKRRLTGTIVATRTEADPRATREVETILDEQPAFSAVMLKFTRWIGEYYLCPWGDVLKAALPAGISLDEKRYWNLSVEADDPRLLKLVGSQAGLSAAVEAMAEAPVSTERMKRDFGLARRAAPLQRLEEAGLIAYRPVLRAPRVRTQFDSVVLLSNDIREQYGAELFTRLRSVHEQHLIREVFESGPDGILKSELLKGASSGRRAAFARLTARGNLELRAEEVTRWDPQREVIPDLQEPDALTLEQRTAVAEIVQGLERRRFEPFLLFGVTGSGKTQVYIEAIRHALAQERTALVLLPEIALTPFVWGRFYRVLGDRVAIQHSAQSPAVRYDLWRDIRAGRYPVVVGARSAVFAPLDRLGLIVVDEEQEPSYKQEDPAPRYHARDAALVRARLENAVAVLGSATPSVESFQHASAGRYRMLRLPQRVGGAVMPEIHVVERVLPPFPESEPAKEKEKKKASRPRFRELPLFTDELLTRIETTLERSRQVVLLQNRRGFAPFLICPECGKIPECPNCSVSLTFHRRGVAMRCHYCDHREAAPDACPRCACPEWLTQGYGTQRIEEELATRFPSARILRMDSDSVTRRGTHGRMVAAFAAGEYDILVGTQMVAKGLDFPRVELAAVVQADAELFYPDFRSSERAAALLTQLAGRAGRRTEPGTVIVQSAVADHPVLQSVLKADWEEFVRNEIENRARSGYPPAARLILLRATGKDQTATVRALLRVRRLLQPVNILNVLGPAPALIPRVRGLYRHHLLVRSLREKDSTGARLRKEIVTALERYRGERPEPGVHIERDVDPQTVI